A genomic region of Caulobacter vibrioides contains the following coding sequences:
- a CDS encoding lysophospholipid acyltransferase family protein, producing the protein MIYLRSFIFQLVFWLWSITWAVGMLLVLPLPRRVNTWCLTTWAKGLIVGLRLLAGVKVEVRGQEHRPTGPALVAAKHQSMFDVFSQFALLPDACFVMKKELLMVPLFGWHGLKAGMVVVDRDGHSAALKKLVRDSIERMRESRQIVIFPEGTRGKVGEPGDYKPGIAALYREMNIPVTPLALNCGSHWNKGFVIQPGTIVFEYLPAIPAGLKRGEFMRELQTRIDGATKALEDAGL; encoded by the coding sequence TTGATCTATCTGCGTTCGTTCATCTTCCAACTGGTCTTCTGGCTTTGGTCGATTACCTGGGCTGTCGGCATGTTGCTGGTCCTGCCGCTGCCGCGTCGCGTCAACACCTGGTGCCTGACCACGTGGGCCAAGGGTCTGATCGTGGGCCTGCGACTGTTGGCCGGCGTGAAGGTCGAAGTGCGCGGCCAGGAACATCGCCCAACCGGCCCGGCTCTGGTCGCCGCCAAGCACCAGTCGATGTTCGACGTCTTCAGCCAGTTCGCCTTGCTGCCCGACGCCTGCTTCGTGATGAAGAAGGAACTGCTGATGGTGCCGCTGTTCGGCTGGCACGGCCTGAAGGCGGGCATGGTGGTGGTCGACCGCGACGGCCACTCGGCGGCGCTGAAAAAGCTGGTCCGAGACAGCATCGAGCGCATGCGGGAAAGCCGCCAGATCGTGATCTTCCCAGAGGGCACGCGCGGCAAGGTCGGGGAGCCCGGCGACTACAAGCCCGGCATCGCCGCGCTCTATCGCGAGATGAATATTCCAGTGACGCCGCTGGCGCTGAACTGCGGCTCGCACTGGAACAAGGGCTTTGTCATCCAGCCCGGCACGATCGTGTTCGAATACCTGCCCGCCATCCCCGCCGGCCTGAAGCGCGGCGAGTTCATGCGTGAGCTGCAGACCCGCATCGACGGCGCGACGAAAGCG
- a CDS encoding YdcF family protein, with product MKTLAALLLALMIWGLGLLAFTGRVDQSTPAPEPPISDGVVALTGASTLRLEAATRLLEEGKGQRLLISGVNREATRAEIQTVTKAVKPIYDCCVDLGFAAANTVGNARETAEWARSKGYKSLIVVTADYHMPRSMLELHAAMPNVALHPYPVKTDLNARRWWKTGASARRMIVEYCKYLAILGREAFLGLGPKDKAAPAAKEAS from the coding sequence GTGAAGACCTTGGCCGCATTGCTGCTCGCCCTGATGATCTGGGGCCTTGGACTTCTGGCGTTCACCGGGCGGGTCGACCAATCGACCCCGGCGCCCGAACCGCCCATCTCGGACGGCGTCGTCGCCCTGACCGGCGCCTCGACCCTTCGGCTGGAGGCCGCGACGCGGCTTCTGGAAGAGGGCAAGGGCCAGCGCCTGTTGATTTCCGGCGTCAATCGCGAAGCCACCCGGGCCGAAATCCAGACCGTCACCAAGGCGGTGAAGCCGATCTATGACTGCTGCGTCGATCTGGGCTTCGCCGCCGCCAACACGGTCGGCAACGCCCGCGAGACGGCGGAATGGGCGCGCTCCAAGGGTTACAAGAGCCTGATCGTGGTCACCGCCGACTACCACATGCCCCGCTCGATGCTGGAGCTGCACGCGGCGATGCCGAACGTGGCTCTGCATCCCTATCCGGTGAAGACCGATCTGAACGCTCGTCGCTGGTGGAAGACTGGCGCCAGCGCGCGGCGCATGATCGTGGAGTACTGCAAGTACCTGGCGATTCTGGGCCGCGAAGCGTTCCTGGGGCTGGGACCGAAGGACAAGGCCGCCCCGGCGGCGAAGGAAGCGTCTTGA